The proteins below come from a single Streptomyces sp. M92 genomic window:
- a CDS encoding acyl carrier protein, giving the protein MSTDQATTTTTTTVRTPEEVREWLTERVAYFLDVTPQDIASDALLVEIGLDSVYALTLCGDVEEQFGIVVEATLAWDHPTVDALTTHIHAQIADPR; this is encoded by the coding sequence ATGAGCACCGACCAGGCCACCACGACCACCACGACCACCGTCCGGACGCCGGAGGAGGTCCGTGAGTGGCTCACCGAGCGGGTGGCCTACTTCCTCGACGTGACGCCGCAGGACATCGCCTCCGACGCCCTCCTCGTGGAGATCGGTCTCGACTCGGTCTACGCCCTCACCCTCTGCGGGGACGTCGAGGAGCAGTTCGGCATCGTCGTGGAGGCCACCCTCGCCTGGGACCACCCCACCGTGGACGCCCTCACCACCCACATCCACGCGCAGATCGCCGACCCGCGATGA
- a CDS encoding condensation domain-containing protein encodes MTTAPGRPLSVGQEALWFLYRMAPESPAYNVQAALRVRGALDESRLRHALYALAERHDVLCSTFTEGPGGPERVPGPPALLPLEVMDVPESADDGHLTELVAEFGRLPFDLTAEGTSRALLVRRSPTDAVLAVCTHHIVSDATSQWLLLQDLLDLYADQPPPPLRSTFDDYVAEEQRVLSSPRRAELAAFWADFCAGAPAGELPTDRPRAAAEAGVLHGATCELRLPDELVPRLRETARRTKVTGFALLLGVFQSLVHRYGGRRDFLIGTPTTTRSGPGMRQVVGYLVNTLVVPAHFTPETTFAQAAGAAQRQVMTAMRNVAFPYALLAGEDPYSTRNPPVRMAFTMVAPTRLEPLLQRVTEAAATGTTTRYAGLDVAFVDVPMLEGQFDISVEMRQSSTSLTAVFRYATDLFDESTVRRLLDHYVQLLTAAVDGPEDPVTGPALVRAGELDSLLALGADDDW; translated from the coding sequence ATGACCACGGCCCCCGGCAGACCGCTGTCCGTGGGCCAGGAGGCCCTCTGGTTCCTGTACCGGATGGCCCCGGAAAGCCCCGCCTACAACGTCCAGGCCGCCCTGCGCGTGCGCGGCGCCCTGGACGAGAGCCGCCTGCGGCACGCCCTGTACGCCCTGGCCGAACGCCACGACGTCCTGTGCTCCACCTTCACGGAGGGCCCCGGCGGCCCCGAGCGCGTGCCCGGTCCCCCCGCCCTGCTCCCCCTGGAGGTCATGGACGTACCCGAGTCCGCCGACGACGGCCACCTCACCGAGCTCGTCGCCGAGTTCGGCAGGCTGCCCTTCGACCTGACGGCCGAGGGCACCTCCCGCGCCCTCCTCGTACGCCGCTCTCCGACGGACGCCGTCCTCGCGGTGTGCACCCATCACATCGTCTCCGACGCGACCTCCCAGTGGCTGCTCCTCCAGGACCTCCTGGACCTGTACGCGGACCAGCCGCCACCCCCGCTGAGGAGCACCTTCGACGATTACGTGGCCGAGGAGCAGCGTGTCCTGAGCAGCCCCCGGCGCGCGGAACTCGCCGCCTTCTGGGCGGACTTCTGCGCCGGGGCGCCGGCCGGCGAGCTGCCCACCGACCGCCCCCGCGCCGCCGCCGAGGCGGGTGTCCTGCACGGTGCCACCTGCGAACTGCGGCTGCCCGACGAGCTGGTGCCGCGCCTGCGGGAGACGGCCCGGCGGACCAAGGTCACCGGCTTCGCGCTGCTGCTCGGCGTCTTCCAGAGCCTGGTGCACCGCTACGGCGGCCGGCGCGACTTCCTCATCGGCACCCCGACCACCACCCGCAGCGGCCCCGGTATGCGCCAGGTCGTCGGCTATCTCGTCAACACCCTGGTGGTTCCGGCGCACTTCACACCTGAGACGACGTTCGCCCAGGCCGCGGGGGCGGCCCAGCGCCAGGTGATGACGGCGATGCGCAACGTCGCCTTCCCCTACGCCCTGCTGGCGGGCGAGGACCCGTACAGCACCCGGAACCCGCCGGTGCGGATGGCGTTCACGATGGTCGCGCCCACCCGGCTGGAACCGCTCCTGCAACGCGTTACCGAGGCCGCCGCCACCGGCACCACCACCCGGTACGCGGGTCTCGACGTCGCCTTCGTCGACGTCCCCATGCTGGAGGGCCAGTTCGACATCTCGGTGGAGATGCGGCAGAGCTCGACGTCCCTGACGGCCGTCTTCCGCTACGCCACCGACCTGTTCGACGAGAGCACGGTGCGCCGGCTGCTCGACCACTACGTCCAGCTGCTCACCGCCGCCGTCGACGGCCCCGAGGACCCGGTCACCGGCCCCGCCCTGGTGCGGGCGGGCGAGCTGGACTCGCTGCTAGCCCTCGGCGCGGACGACGACTGGTGA
- a CDS encoding fatty acyl-AMP ligase has protein sequence MSWQPSALPSASSATARIRENASAAPGETAVVFVRDPASPGPESHERWSYERLDHEARKIAGRLQELCTPGDRVLLLYPESLQFAAAFVGCLYAGVVAVPSSLPGAYAHQRRRVDSIARSATVSVVLTSEAVAPSVLDWAAASDTAPACLVTDGPELTEAHADAWVMPDAITHDDLALLQFTSGSTSDPKGVMVTQGNLLHNSDGLSRAFGLDRTTRFGSWIPQYHDMGLLGILLPPLLLGGSCVLMSPTSFLKRPYWWLKVIDDYGITWSAGPNFAYELCARQITDEQLATLDLSRWRYAANGSEPIQASTLTAFSERFAPAGFRADAMLPCYGMAEATVFVSGTGPRELTVTRVDEAALEEHAFTPVDADRPGRPVVSCGAALDYDIAVVDPATLAALPAGRVGELWLRGPSVARGYWDRPEATAATFGARTAQGDGGYVRTGDLGTVHDGDLYVTGRIKELIILRGRNIYPQDIEHFMRAGHEDLVGLFGAAFLVPATTDDGEVDEQLVVVHEVRGGVRSDALGPLAERIRADITRAFSVRPGAVALVRRGAVLRTTSGKIQRAAMREQFMAGGLSARHLATNDALARAVATATRSVPVPA, from the coding sequence ATGTCCTGGCAGCCCAGCGCCCTGCCGTCCGCGTCGAGCGCCACGGCCCGCATCCGCGAGAACGCATCCGCCGCACCCGGCGAGACCGCCGTCGTCTTCGTCCGCGACCCCGCGTCCCCGGGCCCGGAGAGCCACGAGCGATGGTCCTACGAACGGCTCGACCACGAGGCACGGAAGATCGCCGGCCGGCTCCAGGAGCTGTGCACACCGGGCGACCGCGTTCTGCTCCTCTACCCCGAGAGCCTCCAGTTCGCCGCCGCCTTCGTGGGCTGCCTGTACGCGGGTGTGGTCGCCGTCCCCTCGTCGCTGCCGGGCGCCTACGCCCACCAGCGGCGCCGCGTCGACTCCATCGCGCGCAGCGCCACCGTCTCCGTGGTGCTCACCAGCGAGGCGGTCGCGCCGTCCGTCCTCGACTGGGCGGCCGCCTCGGACACCGCCCCCGCCTGCCTGGTCACCGACGGCCCCGAGCTGACCGAAGCGCACGCGGACGCCTGGGTGATGCCCGACGCGATCACCCACGACGACCTGGCCCTTCTCCAGTTCACCTCGGGCTCCACCTCGGACCCCAAGGGCGTGATGGTGACCCAGGGGAACCTGCTGCACAACTCGGACGGTCTCAGCCGGGCGTTCGGCCTCGACCGCACCACCCGCTTCGGCTCGTGGATACCGCAGTACCACGACATGGGTCTGCTCGGCATCCTGCTGCCGCCGCTGCTGCTCGGCGGCTCCTGCGTCCTGATGAGCCCGACGAGTTTCCTCAAGCGCCCGTACTGGTGGCTGAAGGTCATCGACGACTACGGCATCACCTGGTCGGCGGGGCCCAACTTCGCGTACGAGCTGTGTGCCCGCCAGATCACCGACGAGCAGCTCGCCACACTCGACCTCTCCCGCTGGCGGTACGCGGCCAACGGCTCGGAGCCGATCCAGGCATCCACCCTGACCGCGTTCAGCGAGCGGTTCGCGCCCGCCGGCTTCCGCGCCGACGCGATGCTCCCCTGCTACGGCATGGCCGAGGCGACCGTGTTCGTCTCCGGCACCGGGCCGCGCGAGCTGACCGTCACCCGGGTCGACGAAGCGGCCCTGGAGGAGCATGCGTTCACCCCGGTAGACGCGGACCGGCCGGGCCGCCCGGTGGTGAGCTGCGGTGCCGCCCTCGACTACGACATCGCGGTCGTGGACCCCGCCACCCTGGCGGCGCTGCCGGCGGGCCGGGTCGGTGAGCTGTGGCTGCGCGGTCCGAGCGTCGCCCGCGGCTACTGGGACCGCCCCGAGGCCACCGCCGCGACCTTCGGCGCGCGCACCGCCCAGGGCGACGGCGGATACGTAAGGACCGGCGACCTGGGCACGGTCCACGACGGCGACCTGTACGTCACCGGCCGCATCAAGGAGCTGATCATCCTGCGCGGCCGCAACATCTACCCGCAGGACATCGAGCACTTCATGCGTGCGGGCCACGAGGACCTGGTGGGCCTGTTCGGCGCCGCGTTCCTCGTACCGGCGACGACCGACGACGGCGAGGTGGACGAACAGCTCGTCGTGGTGCACGAGGTGCGCGGCGGGGTACGGTCCGACGCGCTCGGGCCGCTCGCGGAGCGGATCAGGGCCGACATCACCCGCGCGTTCAGCGTCCGGCCCGGTGCGGTCGCCCTGGTCCGGCGCGGCGCCGTACTGCGGACGACCAGCGGGAAGATCCAGCGTGCCGCGATGCGCGAACAGTTTATGGCGGGCGGCCTGAGCGCTCGCCACCTGGCCACGAACGACGCCCTGGCCCGAGCTGTCGCCACGGCCACGCGGTCCGTGCCGGTACCGGCCTGA
- a CDS encoding DUF1015 family protein, protein MRRLGVDVVPFRGVRVGAGGVLAFDKWPALYGYEWGGGRRGIIGAVRLTGAVVPHEDVAAEAVEERVAFLRAGRAQLEPVLLGYRGGDGGAAGVLERTAREETALLDAWDPDGVRHRLWAITGRADQGVVRADLGVRQALIADGHHRWATYRELREVDAAAGEFGLALLVDTGRHPFAMGPIHRVLPGLPLRDALAAVGGLFRVRRLPGGCVEALETLDGRAAGLEVRGNAYVVTDGRAFHLLDAPAPELTGHTVRHDRPARWRELDATVLRDTLLGHLWKVPTHDARQVGHAHDADEAVRRADGGTAVLMRPVGEDVVRELAQAGVTLPWKSTSFEPKPLRGLVFRML, encoded by the coding sequence ATGAGACGCCTTGGGGTAGACGTGGTGCCGTTCCGCGGGGTGCGGGTCGGCGCGGGAGGAGTCCTCGCCTTCGACAAGTGGCCCGCACTGTACGGGTACGAGTGGGGCGGCGGCCGGCGCGGGATCATCGGTGCGGTGCGGCTGACCGGTGCGGTGGTGCCGCACGAGGATGTGGCGGCGGAGGCCGTGGAGGAGCGGGTGGCTTTTCTGCGGGCGGGGCGCGCACAGCTGGAACCGGTGCTGCTCGGGTACCGGGGCGGCGACGGCGGGGCCGCCGGGGTGCTGGAGCGGACCGCGCGCGAGGAGACCGCGCTGCTGGACGCGTGGGACCCGGACGGCGTACGGCACCGGCTGTGGGCGATCACCGGCCGCGCCGACCAGGGGGTGGTACGTGCTGACCTCGGTGTCCGGCAGGCGCTGATCGCGGACGGGCACCACCGCTGGGCGACCTACCGCGAGCTGCGGGAGGTGGACGCGGCGGCCGGGGAGTTCGGGCTGGCACTGCTCGTGGACACCGGCCGCCATCCGTTCGCCATGGGCCCCATCCACCGGGTGCTGCCCGGGCTGCCGCTCCGCGACGCGCTGGCGGCGGTCGGGGGCCTCTTCCGCGTACGGCGGCTGCCCGGTGGCTGCGTGGAGGCGCTCGAAACGCTGGACGGACGGGCGGCGGGCCTGGAGGTGCGGGGCAACGCCTACGTGGTCACGGACGGGCGGGCCTTCCACCTGCTGGACGCGCCCGCCCCGGAGCTGACCGGGCACACAGTGCGTCACGACCGGCCCGCGCGCTGGCGGGAGCTGGACGCCACGGTGCTGCGTGACACGCTGCTCGGCCACTTGTGGAAGGTGCCCACGCACGACGCGCGGCAGGTCGGGCACGCGCACGACGCGGACGAGGCGGTGCGGCGAGCGGACGGCGGGACGGCGGTCCTGATGCGTCCGGTCGGTGAGGACGTGGTGCGCGAGCTGGCGCAGGCCGGTGTCACGCTGCCCTGGAAATCGACGTCCTTCGAGCCCAAGCCGCTGCGCGGGCTGGTCTTCCGGATGCTGTGA
- a CDS encoding AfsR/SARP family transcriptional regulator, translating into MTERIRFSLLGPLEIKVDGRPVRVSSGRQRAVLTMLLISPDRVVSVDALTETVWQGTPPATARNQIAICVTSLRKTFRAAGADDGLIETRHPGYILSSRNCRIDLKKLGELIGRARLAAAHDDRAPEATELFEQALGLWRGQALDGLGGGRIDDTVTELNELWLDVNEEFAALQLRLGWHRPVIARLTPLVREHPLREQARAHLMQAHHLAGRRAEALQLYRLGREALVEELGVEPGPALREMHRQVLQEEDGPGAAPRGKAPAAPAAPAVAALTAGASVPAQLPLPAAAFTGREPELATLDELLPGQDDGVLAVAVVSGVSGVGKSALAVHWANGAARHFPDGQLFIDVHGYREDDQPLSPMTVLDQALRALGVSSAQIPAGLPERSALYRSVLSGRRLLIILDDVRSSTQIRPLLPGRGQCVVLVTSRDQLDELAGDYAAVHIPLKVMTPDEADRMLAAVIGTERVATDPVSAARLVELCGRLPLALRIAAGRLATRPHWSLHQLTSRLEDRFSRLDVLSPNDGGVRAGFQLSYRELSPEAAQLYRRLGLLPVTTFTGWMGAAVLDVGVHRAEDLIEQLVDAQLLEVSTPEAGTLQSRFRIQELLRLFAWERACVEDGEQEREAAVARAFGTLLTLADEAHRRLYGKGTLMPHRARHAVALPGTTVARLLADPIEWFESERTTVLGLTGHAAQNPALGHAWELIARTVPLFETRNYLDDWEQAARVSLEAARAAGDGLGAAVMLRSLGTLAITRRRYGDAQELLSQAMELLDGRSADGSGERALVLRNLALCDRFKGDLDRAAHFCRSALDHFEHGDDLAERSHALGLLAQIELERGDTEAGIALAREAIRSGEAAGSVRGKAQNIYRLAEAYLRAGEVRSAEDACREVVSLTRVQGDRLGEAYALRALGETQWRQDRPHEAEATLKEALAVAEEVADRFLQARTEVDLACAEATRRGAGAVSRLRRAREVFRGMDAGSWERRVGRALDRVVAGEREGVVVKATVLARELAAR; encoded by the coding sequence ATGACGGAGCGAATACGGTTCAGCCTGCTCGGACCGCTGGAGATCAAGGTGGACGGGCGCCCTGTGCGGGTGAGCAGCGGCCGGCAGCGGGCGGTGCTGACGATGCTGCTGATCTCTCCGGACCGGGTCGTTTCCGTGGACGCCCTCACCGAGACGGTATGGCAGGGGACGCCGCCCGCCACCGCTCGTAACCAGATCGCCATCTGTGTCACCTCACTGCGCAAGACGTTCCGGGCGGCGGGGGCGGACGACGGGCTCATCGAGACGCGCCACCCCGGGTACATCCTGTCCTCGCGGAACTGCCGGATCGACCTGAAGAAGCTCGGCGAACTCATCGGGCGGGCCCGCCTCGCGGCCGCGCACGACGACCGGGCACCGGAGGCCACCGAACTGTTCGAGCAGGCCCTCGGGCTGTGGCGGGGGCAGGCCCTGGACGGCCTCGGCGGCGGCCGGATCGACGACACGGTCACCGAACTGAACGAGCTCTGGCTCGACGTGAACGAGGAGTTCGCCGCCCTCCAACTCCGGCTCGGCTGGCACCGGCCCGTCATCGCGCGGTTGACACCCCTGGTCAGGGAGCACCCGCTGCGCGAGCAGGCCCGCGCTCACCTCATGCAGGCGCACCACCTGGCAGGGCGGCGCGCCGAGGCACTGCAGCTCTACCGGCTTGGCCGCGAGGCGCTCGTGGAGGAACTGGGAGTGGAACCGGGTCCCGCGCTGCGGGAGATGCACCGCCAGGTGTTGCAGGAGGAGGACGGACCCGGCGCCGCTCCGCGCGGTAAGGCCCCGGCGGCACCAGCGGCTCCGGCGGTGGCCGCGCTGACGGCGGGGGCGTCGGTACCGGCCCAGCTTCCGCTGCCGGCGGCCGCCTTCACCGGCCGCGAGCCCGAACTGGCGACGCTGGACGAGCTGCTGCCGGGCCAGGACGACGGGGTGCTTGCCGTCGCCGTCGTCTCCGGGGTCAGCGGGGTCGGCAAGAGCGCCCTGGCCGTGCACTGGGCGAACGGGGCGGCCCGGCACTTCCCCGACGGGCAGCTCTTCATCGATGTCCACGGCTACCGCGAGGACGACCAGCCCCTGTCGCCGATGACGGTGCTCGACCAGGCGCTCCGCGCGCTCGGGGTGTCCAGCGCGCAGATACCCGCGGGGCTGCCGGAGCGCTCGGCGCTGTACCGGTCCGTGCTGAGCGGCAGGCGGCTGCTGATCATCCTGGACGACGTGCGGTCCTCCACCCAGATCAGACCGCTGCTGCCCGGGCGCGGCCAGTGCGTCGTCCTGGTGACCAGCCGCGACCAGCTGGACGAACTGGCCGGGGACTACGCCGCCGTGCACATCCCGCTGAAGGTGATGACACCCGACGAGGCCGACCGGATGCTGGCGGCGGTGATCGGGACCGAGCGGGTGGCCACGGACCCCGTGTCGGCAGCCCGGCTGGTCGAGCTGTGCGGACGGCTCCCGCTGGCGCTGCGGATCGCGGCGGGGCGGCTCGCCACCCGGCCGCACTGGTCACTGCACCAACTCACGTCCCGTCTGGAGGACCGGTTCAGCAGGCTCGACGTGCTGAGCCCGAACGACGGCGGGGTACGGGCCGGATTCCAGCTCAGCTACCGCGAGCTGTCCCCGGAAGCGGCGCAGCTCTACCGGCGGCTGGGTCTCCTGCCGGTGACCACGTTCACCGGCTGGATGGGAGCGGCGGTGCTCGACGTGGGCGTGCACCGGGCCGAGGACCTGATCGAGCAACTGGTCGACGCGCAGCTGCTCGAGGTGTCGACGCCTGAGGCCGGCACCCTGCAGAGCCGCTTCCGCATCCAGGAACTGCTCCGGCTGTTCGCATGGGAGCGGGCCTGCGTCGAGGACGGCGAGCAGGAGCGGGAGGCTGCCGTGGCACGCGCGTTCGGCACGCTGCTCACCCTGGCCGACGAGGCCCACCGGAGGCTGTACGGCAAGGGCACGCTCATGCCGCACCGGGCGCGGCACGCGGTCGCACTGCCCGGGACCACGGTGGCCCGGCTGCTCGCCGACCCGATCGAGTGGTTCGAGTCGGAGCGCACCACCGTCCTCGGCCTGACCGGGCATGCGGCCCAGAACCCGGCGCTCGGACACGCCTGGGAGCTGATCGCGCGGACGGTCCCGCTGTTCGAGACGCGCAACTACCTGGACGACTGGGAGCAAGCGGCCCGGGTGTCCCTGGAAGCGGCGCGGGCCGCCGGGGACGGCCTGGGCGCGGCGGTGATGCTGCGTTCGCTCGGCACGCTCGCCATCACCCGCCGCCGGTACGGCGATGCGCAGGAGCTGCTTTCGCAGGCGATGGAGCTGCTCGACGGGCGGTCGGCGGACGGCAGCGGGGAGCGGGCGCTCGTGCTGCGCAACCTCGCCCTGTGCGACCGCTTCAAGGGGGATCTGGACAGGGCGGCCCACTTCTGCCGGTCCGCGCTCGACCACTTCGAGCACGGCGACGATCTCGCGGAACGCTCGCACGCGCTCGGGCTGCTGGCGCAGATCGAGTTGGAACGGGGCGATACGGAAGCGGGCATCGCGCTCGCCCGGGAGGCGATCAGGTCGGGCGAGGCGGCCGGGTCCGTGCGGGGCAAGGCCCAGAACATCTACCGGCTCGCGGAGGCATATCTGCGGGCGGGAGAGGTGCGGTCGGCCGAGGATGCGTGCCGGGAGGTCGTCTCCCTCACCCGGGTGCAGGGTGACAGGCTCGGTGAGGCGTACGCGCTGCGCGCCCTCGGCGAGACCCAGTGGCGCCAGGACCGGCCGCACGAGGCGGAGGCGACTCTGAAGGAGGCACTGGCCGTGGCGGAGGAGGTCGCGGACCGGTTCCTCCAGGCCCGTACAGAGGTGGACCTCGCGTGCGCGGAGGCCACCCGGCGGGGCGCGGGGGCCGTGAGTCGGCTCCGCCGGGCGCGGGAGGTCTTCCGCGGGATGGACGCCGGGAGCTGGGAGCGCCGGGTGGGCCGCGCGCTGGACAGGGTGGTGGCCGGCGAGCGGGAGGGGGTCGTCGTGAAGGCCACGGTGCTCGCCCGGGAGCTCGCCGCGCGGTAG
- a CDS encoding glycosyltransferase family 2 protein, whose product MGEDTGRDAGVPRIAVAVVTMGNRPAEVDALLESVAEQDVPPARIVIVGNGCPLPEFAARLSLPGEVTAIEVEENLGCPGGRNVALARLREFGDTDVVVELDDDGLLVDADVLRRVGELFASDERLGIVGFRIADEHGETQRRHVPRVGACDPMRGGYVTGFLGGGHALRSAMLDEVGDWPAEFFFAHEETDLAWRAADAGWRILYAPELLLQHPKTSPARHAVYFRVNARNRVWLARRRLPLPLIPVHLGVWVLLTVARNRSLGGLRAWFGGFVEGMRRPAGERRPMRWRTVGRLTRLGRPPVI is encoded by the coding sequence ATGGGCGAGGACACGGGCCGGGACGCCGGGGTGCCGAGGATCGCCGTCGCCGTGGTCACCATGGGGAACCGGCCCGCCGAGGTCGACGCCCTGCTGGAGTCCGTGGCCGAGCAGGACGTGCCGCCCGCCCGGATCGTGATCGTCGGCAACGGCTGCCCGCTGCCCGAGTTCGCCGCACGGCTGTCGCTGCCCGGGGAGGTCACGGCGATCGAGGTCGAGGAGAACCTCGGCTGTCCCGGCGGACGGAACGTGGCGCTCGCGCGGCTGCGGGAGTTCGGTGACACCGACGTGGTCGTGGAACTGGACGACGACGGGCTCCTCGTGGACGCCGATGTGCTGCGTCGGGTCGGGGAGCTGTTCGCGTCCGACGAGCGGCTCGGCATCGTGGGCTTCCGGATCGCCGACGAGCACGGCGAGACACAGCGGCGGCACGTCCCCCGGGTCGGCGCCTGCGACCCCATGCGGGGCGGGTACGTCACCGGCTTCCTGGGCGGCGGGCACGCGCTGCGGTCGGCGATGCTCGACGAGGTCGGTGACTGGCCCGCCGAGTTCTTCTTCGCGCACGAGGAGACCGACCTCGCCTGGCGTGCCGCCGACGCCGGCTGGCGCATCCTCTACGCGCCCGAGCTGCTGCTCCAGCACCCGAAGACCTCGCCCGCGCGGCACGCCGTCTACTTCCGGGTCAACGCCCGCAACCGCGTCTGGCTGGCCCGGCGCCGGCTGCCGCTGCCGCTCATCCCCGTCCACCTCGGCGTGTGGGTGCTGCTCACGGTGGCGCGCAACCGGTCGCTCGGCGGGCTGCGGGCCTGGTTCGGCGGGTTCGTGGAAGGCATGCGCAGGCCCGCGGGGGAGCGGCGGCCGATGCGGTGGCGGACCGTGGGACGGCTCACCCGGCTGGGGCGGCCGCCCGTCATCTGA
- a CDS encoding bifunctional 3'-5' exonuclease/DNA polymerase: protein MADRWALAVAEDGGVEVAPLGPGGLPAGPVRREPGPAEAVRARPDVSRWVWRSTSEIHPRLLAEGVRVERCYDVEAAETLLLGHEGHYGQPRSAAAALARLRGGPVPPDPPQRSAEPGAQSSLFEPQGVHLRLDDLLAVYAEQQRRHDRSAHPGRLRLLTAAESAGMLVAAEMNRAGLPWRADVHREVLHDLLGERYAGGGEPRRLAELAEEVSAAFGRRVRPDLPADVVKAFAQAGIKVGSTRRWEIESVDHPAVKPLIEYKKLYRIWVAHGWSWLQDWVREGRFRPEFLAGGTVTGRWVTNGGGGLQIPKVIRRAVVADPGWVLVVADADQMEPRVLAAISRDPGLMEVAGRETDLYQSVSDRAFSGDRDRAKLAVLGAVYGQTSGDGLRNLAALRRRFPRAVAYVDDAARAGEEGRLVRTWLGRTCPPAAGSSDDASEEAGIPQEERPPDVPGPQEWVPGYASTNARARGRFARNFVVQGSAADWALLLLAALRQACADMAAELVFFQHDEVIVHCPRQEADAVVAAIRESAELAGRLTFGPTPVRFPFTTAVVECYADAK, encoded by the coding sequence ATGGCCGACCGGTGGGCGCTCGCCGTGGCCGAGGACGGTGGCGTGGAGGTCGCCCCCCTCGGCCCCGGCGGGCTGCCCGCGGGACCGGTGCGGCGGGAGCCCGGCCCGGCCGAGGCGGTCCGCGCCCGGCCGGACGTCTCGCGCTGGGTGTGGCGGTCCACCTCCGAGATCCACCCGCGCCTGCTCGCCGAGGGAGTCCGGGTCGAGCGCTGCTACGACGTGGAGGCCGCCGAGACCCTCCTGCTGGGCCACGAGGGGCACTACGGGCAGCCCCGCTCGGCCGCCGCCGCCCTGGCCCGGCTGCGCGGTGGCCCCGTACCGCCCGATCCGCCGCAGCGCTCCGCCGAGCCCGGCGCGCAGTCCTCGCTCTTCGAGCCCCAGGGCGTCCACCTCCGCCTGGACGACCTGCTCGCCGTCTACGCCGAGCAGCAGCGCCGGCACGACCGGTCCGCGCACCCCGGCCGGCTGCGGCTGCTGACGGCCGCCGAGTCGGCGGGGATGCTGGTGGCCGCCGAGATGAACCGCGCGGGGCTGCCCTGGCGGGCCGACGTGCACCGCGAGGTCCTGCACGACCTGCTCGGCGAGCGGTACGCGGGCGGGGGCGAGCCACGCCGCCTGGCGGAGCTGGCCGAGGAGGTGTCCGCCGCCTTCGGCCGCCGGGTGCGGCCCGACCTGCCCGCGGACGTGGTCAAGGCGTTCGCGCAGGCCGGTATCAAGGTCGGCTCCACCCGCCGGTGGGAGATCGAGTCCGTCGACCACCCGGCCGTCAAGCCGTTGATCGAGTACAAGAAGCTGTACCGGATCTGGGTCGCCCACGGCTGGTCCTGGCTCCAGGACTGGGTGCGCGAGGGGCGCTTCCGGCCCGAGTTCCTGGCCGGCGGCACCGTCACCGGCCGCTGGGTGACCAACGGCGGGGGCGGGCTCCAGATCCCCAAGGTGATCCGGCGGGCCGTCGTCGCCGACCCGGGCTGGGTCCTGGTCGTCGCCGACGCCGACCAGATGGAGCCGCGGGTGCTGGCGGCGATCTCCAGGGACCCCGGCCTGATGGAGGTGGCCGGCCGGGAGACCGACCTGTACCAGTCCGTCTCCGACCGCGCCTTCTCCGGCGACCGTGACCGGGCCAAGCTCGCCGTGCTCGGCGCGGTCTACGGCCAGACCTCCGGCGACGGCCTGAGGAACCTCGCCGCGCTCAGACGCCGCTTCCCCCGCGCGGTGGCGTACGTCGACGACGCGGCCCGTGCGGGGGAGGAGGGGCGGCTCGTGCGGACCTGGCTGGGGCGCACCTGCCCGCCGGCCGCCGGTTCCTCCGACGACGCGTCCGAGGAGGCCGGCATCCCGCAGGAGGAGCGGCCGCCGGACGTCCCCGGCCCGCAGGAGTGGGTGCCCGGCTATGCCTCCACCAACGCCCGCGCCCGGGGCCGCTTCGCCCGCAACTTCGTGGTCCAGGGCTCCGCCGCCGACTGGGCCCTGCTGCTGCTCGCCGCACTGCGGCAGGCCTGCGCGGACATGGCGGCGGAGCTGGTCTTCTTCCAGCACGACGAGGTGATCGTGCACTGTCCGAGGCAGGAGGCCGACGCCGTCGTCGCGGCGATACGGGAGTCGGCGGAGCTGGCGGGGCGGCTGACGTTCGGCCCGACGCCGGTGCGGTTTCCGTTCACCACGGCGGTGGTGGAGTGCTACGCGGACGCGAAGTGA